One window of Thermocoleostomius sinensis A174 genomic DNA carries:
- a CDS encoding serine hydrolase domain-containing protein, producing the protein MNDPASLNCKIEQLVEDYLASRSKVGVMVAVWQAEQTYIQGFGQTSGSASVPPSASMLFEIGSVTKVFTGILLSRLELDGIVKLDDSIASYLPSSTIVPEPVQAITLRQLATHTAGLPRLPANFFEVTEDPYNPYVSYKALHLYAALEQMQLVHPPGQYYEYSNLGMGLLGHVLELKTEKSYEALVKQLVCQPLNLTDTVVTVSPQQQLRQMAGYRPEYSQDGAFIDWVPTPHWQAGVLVGCHGLQSTAGDLLKFVAAAVGNTDMNIAIDTNIAIDTTDTADTTVAKAIDRVCQKHTSYWLDDVGLGWNIQQTCEGWIFHWQNGGTGGFVSFLGLNRANQVGVVLLSNYGDAMVDDRSLTTMGLTLLRYASRLDLTSLP; encoded by the coding sequence ATGAATGACCCTGCCTCGCTCAATTGTAAAATTGAACAACTCGTAGAAGATTACCTTGCTTCGCGTTCCAAGGTTGGTGTAATGGTTGCTGTGTGGCAAGCCGAGCAAACCTACATTCAGGGCTTTGGTCAGACGAGCGGTTCTGCATCGGTTCCGCCGAGTGCATCCATGCTATTTGAAATTGGCTCGGTCACAAAAGTTTTCACTGGCATTTTGCTATCCAGGTTGGAACTAGACGGAATAGTGAAATTAGATGATTCGATCGCGTCCTACTTACCGTCGAGCACGATCGTGCCAGAGCCAGTGCAAGCGATTACTTTGCGTCAGCTAGCGACCCATACGGCTGGACTGCCGCGTCTGCCTGCCAACTTTTTTGAAGTCACTGAAGATCCTTATAACCCTTACGTTAGCTACAAAGCGTTGCATCTGTATGCTGCCTTAGAGCAGATGCAATTGGTACACCCCCCCGGACAATATTACGAGTACTCCAATTTGGGTATGGGCTTGCTGGGGCATGTGCTAGAGCTAAAGACCGAGAAATCCTACGAAGCGTTGGTTAAACAACTGGTTTGTCAGCCGTTGAACCTGACGGATACGGTAGTGACTGTTTCGCCCCAGCAGCAACTGCGACAAATGGCTGGCTATCGCCCGGAGTATAGCCAAGATGGTGCGTTTATCGATTGGGTTCCGACTCCTCACTGGCAGGCAGGGGTACTGGTAGGTTGTCATGGATTGCAATCAACCGCTGGCGATCTGCTGAAATTTGTAGCGGCTGCTGTAGGCAATACAGATATGAATATAGCTATAGACACAAATATAGCTATAGATACAACAGATACAGCAGACACAACCGTAGCCAAAGCGATTGATCGAGTCTGTCAAAAGCACACAAGTTACTGGCTTGACGATGTTGGATTAGGTTGGAACATTCAACAAACCTGCGAAGGCTGGATATTCCATTGGCAGAATGGCGGCACAGGCGGCTTTGTCAGCTTTTTGGGTTTAAATCGGGCGAACCAAGTAGGCGTCGTGCTGTTGTCTAACTACGGTGATGCAATGGTTGATGATCGATCGTTAACCACGATGGGATTGACTCTGCTGCGATATGCGTCTCGGCTGGACCTCACCTCACTGCCTTAA